The following proteins are encoded in a genomic region of Doryrhamphus excisus isolate RoL2022-K1 chromosome 6, RoL_Dexc_1.0, whole genome shotgun sequence:
- the LOC131130836 gene encoding sodium/potassium/calcium exchanger 2 isoform X1: protein MKNDPCSNEDKQQEDTLSTKWPHSLSNQVTYLLLLMSFPLLLIIPDVRKQNYRKFFVITLLSSSLWISVFSYLMVWWAHQVGDTFSIPVEIMGLTVLAVGSSIPDIMTSVIVARKGLGDMAVSSCVGNNIFNITIGSLPVPWLLSSLIHKMVPVTVSSNGLLCAIVLLFLMLLFFIISIVSWKWELCKTLGLVMLLLYGFFVVLCVMLQYHIIVCPL, encoded by the exons ATGAAGAATGACCCTTGCAGTAATGAAGATAAGCAACAAGAGGATACTCTGTCTACAAAATGGCCACACTCTCTGTCTAATCAAGTCACCTATCTCCTCCTGCTGATGAGCTTCCCTCTGTTGCTCATAATTCCCGATGTTCGGAAACAG AATTACAGAAAGTTCTTTGTGATCACACTCCTGAGCTCCAGTCTGTGGATTTCTGTCTTCTCCTACCTCATGGTGTGGTGGGCCCACCAG GTAGGCGATACTTTTAGCATCCCAGTGGAGATTATGGGCCTGACTGTCCTGGCTGTAGGGTCGTCCATCCCAGACATCATGACCAGTGTGATTGTGGCTCGTAAAGGTCTTGGAGACATGGCCGTATCCAGCTGTGTGGGTAATAACATCTTCAACATCACTATAGG CAGTCTGCCGGTGCCATGGCTCTTGTCCTCACTTATCCACAAGATGGTTCCTGTGACCGTCAGCAGCAACGGTCTCTTGTGCGCCATTGTGCTGCTTTTTCTGATGCTTCTCTTCTTCATCATCTCCATTGTATCCTGGAAATGGGAACTTTGTAAGACACTGGGTTTGGTCATGCTACTGCTTTACGGTTTCTTTGTGGTCCTCTGTGTGATGCTGCAGTACCATATTATAGTATGCCCTCTTTAA
- the LOC131130836 gene encoding sodium/potassium/calcium exchanger 2 isoform X2, which translates to MKNDPCSNEDKQQEDTLSTKWPHSLSNQVTYLLLLMSFPLLLIIPDVRKQNYRKFFVITLLSSSLWISVFSYLMVWWAHQVGDTFSIPVEIMGLTVLAVGSSIPDIMTSVIVARKGLGDMAVSSCVGNNIFNITIGLPVPWLLSSLIHKMVPVTVSSNGLLCAIVLLFLMLLFFIISIVSWKWELCKTLGLVMLLLYGFFVVLCVMLQYHIIVCPL; encoded by the exons ATGAAGAATGACCCTTGCAGTAATGAAGATAAGCAACAAGAGGATACTCTGTCTACAAAATGGCCACACTCTCTGTCTAATCAAGTCACCTATCTCCTCCTGCTGATGAGCTTCCCTCTGTTGCTCATAATTCCCGATGTTCGGAAACAG AATTACAGAAAGTTCTTTGTGATCACACTCCTGAGCTCCAGTCTGTGGATTTCTGTCTTCTCCTACCTCATGGTGTGGTGGGCCCACCAG GTAGGCGATACTTTTAGCATCCCAGTGGAGATTATGGGCCTGACTGTCCTGGCTGTAGGGTCGTCCATCCCAGACATCATGACCAGTGTGATTGTGGCTCGTAAAGGTCTTGGAGACATGGCCGTATCCAGCTGTGTGGGTAATAACATCTTCAACATCACTATAGG TCTGCCGGTGCCATGGCTCTTGTCCTCACTTATCCACAAGATGGTTCCTGTGACCGTCAGCAGCAACGGTCTCTTGTGCGCCATTGTGCTGCTTTTTCTGATGCTTCTCTTCTTCATCATCTCCATTGTATCCTGGAAATGGGAACTTTGTAAGACACTGGGTTTGGTCATGCTACTGCTTTACGGTTTCTTTGTGGTCCTCTGTGTGATGCTGCAGTACCATATTATAGTATGCCCTCTTTAA